One Amycolatopsis sp. NBC_00355 genomic window carries:
- a CDS encoding FHA domain-containing protein FhaB/FipA, which translates to MPELVVQLTRVGFLVLLWLFVFAALRVVRSDLYAASGMRVQVPTFGRKKEKKPRGGKSPQQLLVTHGALAGTRIALDGRPILIGRADDSTLVLDDDYASTRHARIAQRGEDWYVEDLGSTNGTYLDRAKVTAPLRVPLGVPIRIGKTVIELRP; encoded by the coding sequence GTGCCAGAGCTGGTCGTACAACTCACCAGGGTGGGCTTCCTCGTGCTGCTCTGGCTCTTCGTGTTCGCCGCGCTCAGAGTCGTCCGCTCGGACCTCTACGCGGCGTCCGGCATGCGTGTCCAGGTGCCGACCTTCGGTCGCAAGAAGGAGAAGAAGCCGCGCGGCGGGAAATCGCCGCAGCAGCTGCTGGTGACCCACGGGGCGCTCGCCGGGACCCGCATCGCGCTGGACGGCAGGCCGATCCTGATCGGCCGCGCCGACGACTCGACGCTGGTGCTCGACGACGACTACGCGTCGACCCGGCACGCCCGGATCGCCCAGCGCGGTGAGGACTGGTACGTGGAAGATCTGGGCTCGACGAACGGCACCTATCTGGACCGGGCTAAGGTCACTGCACCCCTCCGGGTCCCGCTCGGAGTCCCCATCCGGATCGGCAAGACGGTGATCGAGCTTCGCCCATGA